The following proteins come from a genomic window of Gordonia westfalica:
- a CDS encoding PspC domain-containing protein codes for MTTAQPASAAPRLTRSRSNAWLGGVCGGIAERWGWDPTLVRVLFVLSMLLPGPQVLIYLALWIVIPREPVPTITAV; via the coding sequence ATGACCACCGCACAACCCGCTTCCGCCGCCCCGCGACTCACGCGCTCCCGCTCGAACGCCTGGCTCGGCGGTGTCTGCGGCGGCATCGCCGAACGCTGGGGCTGGGACCCGACCCTCGTCCGCGTCCTGTTCGTGCTGTCGATGCTGCTCCCCGGCCCGCAGGTGCTGATCTACCTGGCCCTGTGGATCGTCATCCCGCGCGAGCCCGTCCCGACCATCACCGCGGTCTAG
- a CDS encoding 6-phosphofructokinase, translating into MAKRFGILTSGGDCPGLNAVIRGAVLKGETVYGHEFVGFKDGWAGLVYGDIMELNRSTVRGLSNQGGTILGTSRFGPYTEPDGGPDNIKKVLRNLGIDGVIAIGGEGTASASKRLFDDGINIVGVPKTIDNDIDATDYTFGFNTAVEIATEAIDRLRTTGNSHKRCMVLEVMGRHAGWIALHSGIAGGAHVILIPENPESLDQICAWVTSVKARGRAPMVVVAEGFKLPEMTEAYSTKGLDGFNRPRLGGVAEVLAPLIEERTGIETRATVLGHIQRGGVPSAYDRVLATRMGMATADLVAEKGWGQMVALHGTRIDRITFDEALGELKTVPQDQYKEIRVIFG; encoded by the coding sequence ATGGCGAAGAGATTCGGCATTCTCACCTCCGGTGGCGACTGCCCCGGCCTGAACGCCGTCATCCGCGGTGCAGTGCTCAAGGGGGAGACCGTCTACGGCCACGAATTCGTCGGCTTCAAAGACGGCTGGGCCGGTCTCGTCTACGGCGACATCATGGAGTTGAACCGCTCGACCGTGCGCGGTCTGTCCAACCAGGGCGGAACGATCCTGGGGACGAGCAGGTTCGGTCCCTACACCGAACCCGACGGCGGCCCCGACAACATCAAGAAGGTCCTCCGGAACCTCGGTATCGACGGCGTCATCGCGATCGGCGGAGAGGGCACGGCCTCGGCGTCGAAAAGACTGTTCGACGACGGGATCAACATCGTCGGCGTACCGAAGACCATCGACAACGACATCGACGCCACCGATTACACATTCGGGTTCAACACGGCCGTCGAGATCGCCACCGAGGCCATCGACCGCCTGCGCACCACCGGCAACTCGCACAAGAGGTGCATGGTGCTCGAGGTCATGGGCCGGCACGCGGGCTGGATCGCACTGCACTCGGGTATCGCCGGTGGCGCGCACGTCATCCTGATCCCGGAGAACCCCGAGAGTCTCGACCAGATCTGCGCCTGGGTGACGAGTGTCAAGGCGCGCGGTCGTGCACCGATGGTCGTCGTCGCGGAGGGTTTCAAGCTCCCCGAGATGACGGAGGCGTACTCCACCAAGGGTCTCGACGGGTTCAACCGGCCCCGGCTCGGGGGCGTCGCCGAGGTGCTGGCGCCGCTCATCGAGGAACGGACCGGCATCGAGACCCGGGCCACGGTCCTCGGCCACATCCAGCGCGGCGGGGTGCCGTCGGCCTACGACCGGGTCCTCGCCACCCGCATGGGTATGGCCACCGCGGACCTCGTCGCCGAGAAGGGCTGGGGACAGATGGTCGCCCTGCACGGAACGCGAATCGATCGAATCACCTTCGACGAGGCACTCGGTGAGCTGAAGACCGTTCCGCAGGATCAGTACAAGGAGATCCGGGTCATCTTCGGCTAG
- a CDS encoding response regulator, with the protein MPINAEPQQAQGNTGPITVVIADDQAMVRQGFSALLAAQPDLSVLGDAADGIEAVEVCKRARPDVVLMDVRMPRKDGLWAAEQILTAGLEPPTRVLMLTTFDIDDYVYEALRIGASGFLLKDAPADELVRAVRVVAAGEALLAPSITKRLITEVTARRRRPTRNPELEHLTPREREVLDLVADGKSNAEIGADLYVTEQTVKTHVSSLLGKLRLRDRAQAVVFAYENGIK; encoded by the coding sequence GTGCCGATCAACGCCGAACCGCAGCAAGCACAGGGCAACACCGGCCCGATCACCGTCGTCATCGCCGACGATCAGGCGATGGTGCGACAGGGCTTCTCGGCGTTGCTCGCCGCCCAGCCCGATCTGTCCGTCCTCGGGGACGCCGCCGACGGGATCGAAGCGGTCGAGGTGTGCAAGCGTGCGAGGCCTGACGTCGTACTGATGGACGTGCGGATGCCGCGCAAGGACGGCCTCTGGGCCGCCGAACAGATCCTGACGGCAGGTCTGGAGCCGCCGACCCGCGTGCTGATGCTCACCACCTTCGACATCGACGACTACGTCTACGAGGCGTTGCGGATCGGTGCGTCGGGATTCCTGTTGAAGGACGCGCCCGCCGACGAACTCGTGCGTGCGGTGCGGGTGGTGGCCGCGGGCGAGGCATTGCTCGCGCCGTCGATCACCAAGCGTCTCATCACCGAGGTGACCGCGCGGCGTCGCCGGCCCACACGGAACCCGGAGCTGGAACACCTCACCCCGCGCGAGCGGGAGGTACTCGACCTGGTGGCCGACGGGAAGTCGAATGCGGAGATCGGCGCCGACCTCTACGTCACCGAACAGACGGTCAAGACCCACGTGAGCAGTCTCCTGGGCAAACTGCGGCTGCGTGACCGCGCACAGGCCGTCGTCTTCGCCTACGAGAACGGGATCAAGTGA
- a CDS encoding sensor histidine kinase yields the protein MFGLRKHLRAAGSDFADWASTAPVAQDPAVRAYFSSRVNWFFLFVALIMYSIAWPTLPVTHSVPVFLLPVVSAFAALPIALAWSAPMVGWAISVVSAQIIGLVVPARDGWELTIQVTHFIELLVLTFMVMLRCQLRWIPVVWLATSLVVAYAAHPAWIVGTSVLAVVVALLRGLMASRRQLAARTKQTEEAEAESAVLTERARIARDLHDVVAHRMSMVVVMAQTARYRIDDVSPAAAAEFDAIADAARTSLDEVRQLLGVLRVEGAETTAAPNPGLAQIDSLVAETRRAGTDVTLTREVDDTEVGESAALVIYRIVQESLANATRHAPGSRTLVSVTPGEHGTVEVAVVNSAPTAEPLGIGGNGVGIPGMLERAQAVGGSLLAAPTVEGGFAVRAHIPATPPRDGIIAGTSSSVTAPQVSSPLADQ from the coding sequence ATGTTCGGTTTACGCAAGCATCTGCGGGCGGCGGGCAGCGATTTCGCGGATTGGGCGTCGACGGCGCCGGTCGCCCAGGACCCCGCGGTGCGTGCCTATTTCTCGTCGCGGGTCAACTGGTTCTTCCTGTTCGTCGCCCTGATCATGTACTCCATCGCCTGGCCGACGCTGCCCGTGACGCACTCTGTGCCCGTCTTCCTGCTGCCCGTCGTCTCGGCGTTCGCCGCGCTGCCGATCGCGCTCGCCTGGTCCGCGCCGATGGTGGGATGGGCGATCTCGGTGGTCTCGGCCCAGATCATCGGTCTCGTCGTCCCGGCTCGCGACGGGTGGGAACTGACCATCCAGGTCACCCATTTCATCGAATTGCTCGTGCTGACCTTCATGGTGATGCTGCGCTGTCAGTTGCGGTGGATACCGGTGGTGTGGCTCGCGACCTCGCTCGTCGTCGCCTATGCGGCGCATCCGGCATGGATCGTCGGTACCTCGGTTCTCGCGGTGGTCGTGGCACTGCTCCGCGGACTGATGGCATCACGACGACAACTCGCGGCCCGTACCAAGCAGACCGAGGAGGCCGAGGCGGAATCGGCTGTGCTCACCGAACGTGCGCGCATCGCCCGCGACCTGCACGACGTGGTGGCGCATCGGATGTCGATGGTCGTCGTCATGGCGCAAACCGCACGCTACCGGATCGATGACGTCTCGCCCGCGGCGGCAGCCGAATTCGACGCCATCGCCGACGCCGCGCGCACCTCGCTCGACGAGGTCCGGCAGCTGCTCGGGGTGCTGCGGGTGGAGGGTGCCGAGACCACCGCGGCCCCCAATCCGGGCTTGGCGCAGATCGATTCACTCGTCGCCGAGACACGTCGGGCCGGGACCGATGTGACGCTGACCCGGGAGGTCGACGACACCGAGGTCGGGGAGTCGGCGGCGCTGGTGATCTACCGGATCGTGCAGGAGTCGCTGGCCAACGCGACGCGCCACGCGCCGGGCAGCCGGACCCTGGTGAGTGTGACGCCGGGGGAGCACGGCACCGTCGAGGTGGCCGTGGTCAATTCGGCGCCGACGGCCGAGCCCCTGGGGATCGGCGGCAACGGCGTCGGCATCCCCGGCATGCTCGAACGTGCACAGGCGGTGGGCGGTTCGCTTCTCGCGGCGCCGACGGTCGAGGGCGGATTCGCGGTGCGTGCCCACATCCCGGCGACACCGCCGCGCGACGGCATCATCGCCGGGACATCGTCGTCGGTGACCGCGCCGCAGGTCTCCTCGCCGCTCGCCGACCAGTAG